One window of the Lasioglossum baleicum chromosome 8, iyLasBale1, whole genome shotgun sequence genome contains the following:
- the Tpnciib gene encoding troponin C type IIb, with amino-acid sequence MDEEQVKMLRRAFSMFDSSKSGRIEKEKVRTILNTLGHTFDDHELEVILKQEDEEGSGKLNFDSFYRVASHFQEEDDEALQKELKEAFRLYDKEGNGYIPTTSLREILAALDDQITPDQMDGMIAEIDTDGSGTVDFDEFMEMMTGD; translated from the exons ATG GACGAGGAACAAGTGAAAA TGCTCAGGAGGGCTTTCTCCATGTTCGACTCCTCGAAGTCGGGCCGGATCGAGAAGGAAAAAGTGAGAACGATCTTGAACACCCTGGGGCACACTTTCGACGACCACGAGCTCGAGGTGATTCTCAAGCAGGAGGACGAGGAAG GCagcggaaaattgaatttcgacTCGTTCTACCGGGTGGCGTCCCACTTCCAAGAGGAGGACGACGAAGCGCTGCAGAAGGAGCTCAAGGAAGCTTTCAGGCTCTACGACAAGGAGGGCAACGGATATATTCCCACCACCTCGCTCAGAGAGATTCTTGCCGCCCTCGACGATCAGATAACCCCCGATCAAATGGACGGCATGATCGCTGAAATTGATACCGACGGATCCGGCACTGTTGACTTTGACG AGTTCATGGAAATGATGACCGGCGATTAA